One window from the genome of Cryptomeria japonica chromosome 6, Sugi_1.0, whole genome shotgun sequence encodes:
- the LOC131072171 gene encoding uncharacterized protein LOC131072171, with amino-acid sequence MPVKSVFRQLLGWNKNPICGNLKEFDYGSDYSISYSEGPLERWEKNAKTGGNRRVVVVVDESKESRIALQWTLIHVVNHTHQLILLHILDSSLVSWSRVGSITRADGLLSKTDENAEKNKYREKALAFTKSLETFCISMRPDVKVESVVSEGGDKTSTVVRWSKQLEASILVVGQKKPSMFGRVFSGLKENIAEACIANTECLTVGVRKRSSKYGGYMINSKEVKNFWLLA; translated from the exons ATGCCTGTCAAATCAGTGTTCAGACAACTATTAGGATGGAACAAGAATCCCATCTGTGGAAATCTTAAGGAATTTGATTATGGTTCTGATTATTCCATCTCTTATTCAGAAGGCCCGCTTGAGAGATGGGAGAAGAATGCAAAAACAGGGGGAAACAGAAGAGTAGTTGTTGTGGTTGATGAATCAAAGGAATCCAGGATAGCCCTGCAATGGACTCTCATTCATGTTGTCAATCACACCCACCAGCTCATACTGCTTCACATACTTGATAGTTCTCTGGTTTCTTGGAGCCGTGTGGGATCTATCACCCGTGCTG ATGGTCTTTTGTCCAAAACTGATGAGAATGCTGAAAAGAACAAGTATAGAGAAAAGGCATTAGCTTTCACCAAATCACTGGAAACTTTCTGCATATCCATGCGTCCAGAT GTTAAGGTTGAGTCAGTGGTTTCAGAAGGAGGGGATAAGACAAGTACAGTTGTGAGATGGTCCAAACAATTGGAAGCTTCCATTCTGGTTGTGGGTCAGAAAAAACCATCTATGTTTGGCAG AGTTTTTAGTGGCCTGAAGGAGAATATAGCTGAAGCCTGCATTGCTAATACAGAGTGTCTGACTGTGGGTGTGAGAAAGAGGAGCTCTAAGTATGGAGGGTACATGATCAATAGCAAGGAGGTCAAAAATTTCTGGCTTTTGGCATAG